In one window of Bradyrhizobium diazoefficiens DNA:
- a CDS encoding DUF308 domain-containing protein, giving the protein MADYQVNLVRNDREQWLKQYYFLRVAFSVAWVVAAFAIAPSSPAIAGALLVLYPAWDAAANFLDALRSGGLHQNRTQALNVLASLATTIAVIVALQTNMNRVLGIFGAWAILSGLLQLGTAIRRWKSFGAQWAMVLSGAQSALAGGFFIFQATTPAVPSIANVAGYVAVGALYFLVSALWLTVSDWRRGAAM; this is encoded by the coding sequence ATGGCTGACTATCAAGTGAACCTCGTTCGCAACGATCGCGAGCAATGGCTCAAACAATACTACTTCCTCCGCGTGGCATTCTCCGTTGCCTGGGTGGTAGCTGCGTTTGCCATCGCGCCGTCGTCTCCGGCGATCGCGGGCGCCTTGCTCGTGCTCTATCCGGCATGGGACGCCGCGGCCAATTTCCTCGACGCCTTGCGCAGCGGCGGCCTCCATCAAAATCGCACGCAGGCACTGAACGTCCTGGCTAGCCTGGCGACCACAATTGCGGTGATTGTCGCCTTGCAGACGAACATGAACCGGGTGCTCGGAATCTTCGGTGCATGGGCAATCCTATCCGGATTGCTTCAGCTGGGGACGGCCATCCGGCGCTGGAAAAGTTTTGGCGCGCAATGGGCCATGGTGCTCAGCGGAGCCCAGTCGGCGCTTGCAGGCGGCTTCTTCATCTTTCAAGCCACAACGCCTGCGGTTCCATCGATCGCGAATGTCGCGGGCTATGTCGCGGTCGGCGCGCTCTACTTCCTGGTCTCGGCGCTATGGCTCACCGTCAGCGACTGGCGGCGCGGCGCAGCCATGTGA
- a CDS encoding TetR/AcrR family transcriptional regulator: protein MTNVSSTADDILACARSLIIAGGYNGFSYADVAEVVGIRKPSIHHHFASKVDLVRTLVARYREEAEAGLSALERNIADPRAQLENYVAYWEACITDATAPFCVCAMLASELPILPEEVALEVRAHFRFLASWLNSVMERGKRKGQLKLSGTARIEAEGFMATIHGAMLSARAYGDPKMFGVITAPLLERLSTKH, encoded by the coding sequence ATGACCAACGTTTCCTCGACCGCCGACGACATTCTGGCCTGCGCGCGCTCCTTGATCATCGCGGGCGGCTACAACGGCTTCAGCTATGCCGACGTGGCCGAAGTCGTCGGCATCCGCAAGCCGAGCATCCACCACCATTTCGCCAGCAAGGTCGATTTGGTTCGCACCCTCGTGGCGCGCTACCGCGAGGAAGCGGAGGCGGGACTGTCCGCGCTCGAGCGCAATATCGCGGACCCGCGCGCGCAGCTCGAAAATTACGTTGCCTATTGGGAGGCGTGCATCACCGATGCGACGGCGCCCTTCTGCGTGTGCGCGATGCTGGCCAGCGAGCTTCCGATCCTGCCGGAGGAGGTGGCGCTCGAAGTGCGTGCGCACTTCCGTTTCCTCGCATCTTGGCTGAATTCGGTGATGGAACGCGGCAAGCGGAAGGGGCAGCTCAAACTTTCCGGCACGGCCAGGATCGAGGCTGAGGGATTCATGGCGACCATTCACGGCGCGATGCTGTCGGCGCGCGCCTATGGTGATCCCAAAATGTTCGGTGTGATTACCGCGCCGCTGCTGGAGCGGCTGTCCACGAAGCACTGA
- a CDS encoding peptide deformylase, with amino-acid sequence MTICPIVRYPDRRLAIPARPVTAFDDGLRKLASDLLDTMRAAPGIGITAPHIGLPLRVVVLELDATNGARTYVNPEIIWASDEMIMHREGSVSMPGVNDEVQRHARVRISYRDLDGNTQSEESDGLRAVCHQHEIDQLDGMFWIQRLSRLKRERLVKKFEKMARD; translated from the coding sequence ATGACCATTTGCCCGATCGTCCGCTATCCCGACCGCCGCCTCGCGATCCCGGCCCGCCCCGTCACCGCATTCGACGATGGCCTGCGCAAGCTTGCGAGCGACCTGCTGGACACGATGCGCGCCGCGCCCGGCATCGGCATCACGGCGCCGCATATCGGCCTGCCCTTGCGCGTCGTCGTGCTCGAGCTCGACGCCACCAATGGCGCGCGCACCTACGTCAACCCGGAGATCATATGGGCCTCAGACGAGATGATCATGCACCGCGAGGGCAGCGTCTCGATGCCCGGCGTCAACGACGAGGTGCAGCGCCACGCGCGCGTGCGGATCAGCTACAGGGATCTCGACGGCAACACGCAAAGCGAGGAATCGGACGGCCTGCGCGCCGTCTGCCACCAACACGAGATCGATCAGCTCGACGGCATGTTCTGGATCCAGCGGCTGTCGCGGCTGAAGCGGGAGCGGCTGGTCAAGAAGTTCGAGAAGATGGCGCGGGATTGA
- a CDS encoding GFA family protein, which yields MTRSPTMIASCACGRVKLGAFGRPIVSAACYCDDCRTAADQIEALPNASAVRDPDGGTAYILYRKDRFECSEGAELLRPYKLKETSPTNRVVATCCNSAMFVNFDRGPHWVSAYRARFRGELPPLQHRICTKFKPDGVVLPDDVPSHRSYPSGLIVKLLASRIAIALGR from the coding sequence GTGACCCGCTCCCCCACCATGATCGCGTCATGCGCCTGCGGCCGCGTCAAACTCGGGGCGTTCGGCCGGCCGATCGTTAGCGCGGCCTGCTATTGCGACGACTGCCGGACGGCGGCCGATCAGATCGAAGCTCTCCCCAATGCCAGCGCCGTGCGCGATCCCGACGGCGGCACGGCCTACATCCTCTATCGAAAAGACCGCTTCGAATGCTCTGAGGGAGCTGAACTGCTGAGGCCGTACAAGCTCAAGGAGACTTCTCCAACCAACAGGGTTGTCGCGACCTGTTGCAATTCGGCAATGTTCGTGAATTTCGATCGAGGCCCGCACTGGGTCTCGGCCTACCGCGCGCGATTTCGCGGAGAACTCCCGCCCCTCCAGCACCGGATTTGCACAAAGTTCAAGCCGGACGGCGTCGTCCTTCCCGACGACGTTCCAAGCCACCGAAGCTATCCTTCAGGCCTCATCGTGAAGCTTCTCGCATCGCGCATCGCAATAGCGCTGGGGCGATAG